In the Malaclemys terrapin pileata isolate rMalTer1 chromosome 12, rMalTer1.hap1, whole genome shotgun sequence genome, one interval contains:
- the FAM210B gene encoding protein FAM210B, mitochondrial produces MPWLVQLGSPAAHRPLGPGALLQATARIVWGKVGSGGSSPRAAAGAPPLLGGHLQAVPGGGEAREAPHKRQHRPSFRLGCSWLALGDLRLQSPLRLLPAPALLAPVDPSRRTGCRAAKAGYLPPHKGFGDQQQVQEDAEFSHLPPEIILQATSSNFPGSGSSGKDTSRSPEKEVTDPSDEDEKKPNKSQQLKKVFKEYGAVGVSFHIGISLMSLGIFYLAVSSGVDMTAVLLKLGFNEALVQSKVAAGTSTFVLAYAIHKVFAPVRISITLVSVPFLVRYFRKIGFFKPPASNP; encoded by the exons ATGCCCTGGCTGGTGCAGCTGGGCTCTCCTGCGGCGCACCGCCCgctgggccctggggcgctgctCCAAGCTACCGCACGCATCGTCTGGGGCAAGGTgggcagcggcggcagcagccCTAGAGCAGCAGCGGGGGCCCCGCCGCTCCTAGGCGGCCACCTGCAGGCTGTCCCCGGGGGAGGCGAAGCTAGAGAGGCTCCGCACAAGAGGCAGCATCGACCCAGCTTCCGACTGGGGTGCAGCTGGCTCGCCCTGGGGGATCTGCGCCTGCAAAGCCCCCTCCGCCTCCTGCCCGCTCCTGCGCTGCTTGCCCCAGTTGATCCCAGCCGCCGGACCGGCTGCAGAGCTGCTAAGGCGGGTTATCTGCCCCCCCACAAGGGCTTCGGCGACCAACAGCAGGTGCAAGAGGACGCGGAGTTCAGCCATCTGCCGCCCGAGATAATTCTGCAAGCAACTTCCAGCAACTTCCCCGGCAGCGGCAGCTCCGGGAAG GACACAAGTAGATCCCCTGAAAAGGAAGTCACGGATCCCAGTGATGAAGATGAGAAGAAACCCAACAAATCCCAGCAGctgaaaaaagtttttaaagaaTACGGAGCTGTAGGAGTTTCATTCCATATTGGAATTTCGTTAATGTCTTTGGGAATATTCTACCTGGCTGTTTCAAG tGGTGTGGACATGACCGCAGTTCTCCTAAAACTTGGATTCAATGAAGCATTGGTGCAATCCAAAGTGGCCGCTGGTACAAGCACATTTGTGTTGGCCTACGCTATTCACAAGGTGTTTGCTCCAGTCCGAATCAGCATTACCTTAGTTTCTGTGCCATTCCTTGTCCGATATTTCCGTAAGATTGGTTTCTTCAAACCTCCTGCCTCAAACCCATGA